A genome region from Triticum aestivum cultivar Chinese Spring chromosome 2B, IWGSC CS RefSeq v2.1, whole genome shotgun sequence includes the following:
- the LOC123047004 gene encoding protein PELOTA 1 — protein sequence MKLVHRNLTRNGPGSAKLLPEEEDDLWHAYNLIAVGDSLQAVTVRKVLRDSASGGRDAERVKLKLEIVVESVDYDKEGNVLRVRGKNITENDHVKIGQFHTLELELKRPFVLRKEYWDWLALDTIQQACDPTASADLAVILMQEGLAHLFLIGRSITATRSRIETSIPRKHGPAIAGYESALKKFFEHVLQALLKHIDFEVVQCVVIASPGFTKDQFRDYMHLEAARRDLRVIIENKSRIILAHAPSGYKHSLKEVLDTPGVMSLIKDTKAAQEVQALKEFFAMLTNDSARACYGPKHVEVAHERLAIQTLLMTDTLFRNTDIASRRKYVNLVESVKKYGGTVHIFSSMHVSGDQLAQLTGIAAILRFPLPDLEDIEM from the exons ATGAAgctcgtccaccgcaacctcaccCGCAACGGGCCCGGCTCCGCCAAG CtgctgccggaggaggaggacgacctGTGGCACGCGTACAATCTCATCGCCGTAGGGGACAGCCTCCAGGCCGTCACTGTCCG GAAAGTTCTGAGAGATTCTGCTTCGGGAGGACGTGATGCGGAGCGCGTGAAGCTAAAGTTGGAGATTGTAGTTGAG tCTGTAGATTATGACAAGGAAGGGAACGTTTTGCGCGTCCGTGGCAAAAATATTACTGAGAATGATCACGTGAAGATTGGCCAGTTTCATACTTTAGAACTTGAGCTGAAGAGACCTTTTGTTCTACGAAAG GAATATTGGGATTGGTTAGCACTTGATACCATCCAACAAGCATGTG ATCCTACTGCAAGTGCTGATCTAGCAGTTATTCTTATGCAAGAAGGACTTGCCCACTTATTCCTTATTGGGAGAAG CATAACAGCAACAAGGTCACGTATTGAAACCTCGATTCCTAGGAAACATGGACCTGCCATTGCTGGTTACGAGTCG GCTCTCAAGAAGTTCTTTGAGCAtgttttgcaa GCCTTGCTGAAGCACATTGATTTTGAAGTGGTCCAGTGTGTTGTAATTGCAAGCCCAGGTTTTACTAAG GATCAGTTTCGTGATTACATGCATCTTGAAGCTGCACGGCGAGACTTGAGAGTAATAATTGAGAACAAATCACGCATTATTCTTGCACATGCACCTTCAGGCTACAA GCATAGTTTGAAGGAAGTTTTGGACACCCCAGGTGTGATGTCACTGATAAAAGATACAAAAGCGGCACAGGAG GTGCAagctttgaaggaattcttcgctATGCTTACTAAT GACTCAGCCCGAGCGTGTTATGGACCTAAGCACGTTGAGGTCGCACATGAACGTCTTGCAATACAAACTCTTCTGATGACAGATACTTTGTTTCG GAACACGGACATCGCTAGCAGGAGAAAGTATGTGAACTTGGTTGAGTCAGTCAAGAAATATGGTGGTACAGTGCACATATTTTCTTCGATGCATGTCTCCGGCGACC AATTGGCTCAGTTGACAGGAATAGCAGCAATACTTCGTTTCCCCCTGCCAGATTTGGAGGACATCGAGATGTGA
- the LOC123047002 gene encoding 2-methoxy-6-polyprenyl-1,4-benzoquinol methylase, mitochondrial: MALRAAAARLASSSLRRRHGHLLPAAGTASHAAFLHAHATSFGFKQVREDEKSKLVGNVFSSVASSYDVMNDLMSAGLHRLWKDRLISKLNPFPGMKHLDVAGGTGDVAFRVVERIKSVSHRATQGTLTDMEEDTHIYVCDINPNMLEVGKKRAAEKGYNEEQCLSWVQGDAEALSFEDGSMDGYTIAFGIRNVTHIEKALSEAYRILKKGGRFLCLELSHVDVPIFKDIYDVYSFSVIPAVGELVAGDRQSYQYLVESIRRFPKQEKFAQMIQEAGFEAVEYENLVGGVVAIHSGVKL, from the exons ATGGCTCTGCGGGCGGCCGCCGCGAGGCTGGCGTCCtccagcctccgccgccgccacggccacctCCTCCCGGCGGCCGGCACCGCCAGCCACGCGGCCTTCCTCCACGCCCACGCCACCAGCTTCG GATTCAAGCAGGTGCGCGAGGACGAGAAGAGCAAGCTGGTCGGCAACGTCTTCAGCAGCGTCGCCTCCAGCTACGACGTCATGAATGACCTCATGAGCGCTGGCCTGCACAGGCTCTGGAAGGACAG GCTGATCTCAAAGCTGAATCCTTTTCCTGGGATGAAGCACCTCGACGTGGCCGGTGGGACAG GGGATGTTGCATTCCGTGTGGTGGAAAGAATTAAGAGTGTGAGCCACAGAGCTACGCAGGGTACTCTTACTGATATGGAAGAAGACACTCACATTTATGTTTGCGACATTAATCCAAATATGCTAGAAGTTGGAAAGAAGCGTGCTGCTGAAAAAG GCTACAATGAAGAGCAGTGCCTTAGTTGGGTACAGGGAGATGCAGAAGCTCTTTCTTTTGAGGATGGGTCTATGGATGGCTATACTATTGCATTCGGGATCAGAAATGTTACACACATTGAGAAAGCTCTATCGGAAGCTTACAG AATTCTAAAGAAAGGAGGAAGGTTCCTGTGCTTGGAGTTGAGCCATGTGGATGTTCCAATTTTTAAAGACAT TTACGACGTCTATTCGTTTTCTGTGATTCCGGCTGTGGGAGAGCTAGTTGCTGGTGATAGGCAGTCGTACCAATACTTGGTCGAGAGCATTCGTCGGTTTCCAAAACAG GAAAAGTTTGCTCAGATGATCCAGGAAGCTGGATTTGAGGCGGTCGAATATGAAAATCTGGTGGGTGGTGTAGTTGCCATCCACTCTGGAGTGAAACTGTAG
- the LOC123047005 gene encoding uncharacterized protein, with amino-acid sequence MEALYLLASLATTLLTSALLSLLLLLRLPFARRPAPGGAGAGAARLYEGRVRHSRRRPAGHAFEYAVRYALVDLDLLPLSGHLSAAEARGIASTSGPVRLLTVPKSVGYEQNPLSVYYCYDAAAKEQDEDLKMCIAEVTNTPWGEKVMFTFQPGSDLVAKPLHVSPFMDMLGNWSIRANAPGDNLYVAIAVQHPTLGNYFTAALDAKLVGQTNDSVKLATFFWLMPHKVAAGIYWEAFRLWLKNVRFLDHPRYLSGSYRSEALKRDLEIRSSCSFLHQKPRESIGRSGTATTDETAENSNHQNYKDGGGSIGARWCVWRDAQWPWC; translated from the exons ATGGAGGCGCTCTACCTGCTGGCCTCCCTGGCCACCACCCTCCTCACCTCCGCCCTGCTCTCcctgctgctcctcctccgcctccccttcGCCCGCCGTCCCGCTcccggcggcgccggcgccggcgccgcccggCTCTACGAGGGCCGCGTCCGGCACTCGCGCCGGCGGCCGGCGGGGCACGCCTTCGAGTACGCCGTGCGCTACGCCCTCGTGGACCtcgacctcctccccctctccggcCACCTctccgccgccgaagcccgcggcATCGCCTCCACTTCCGGTCCCGT GCGTCTCCTGACGGTACCCAAGAGCGTGGGGTACGAACAGAACCCACTGAGCGTCTACTACTGCTATGACGCAGCTGCAAAAGAACAAGATGAAGACCTCAAGATGTGCATTGCCGAA GTAACAAATACTCCTTGGGGGGAGAAGGTGATGTTTACCTTCCAACCGGGTTCTGATCTCGTTGCAAAGCCTTTACATGTCAGCCCCTTCATG GATATGCTTGGCAATTGGAGTATTCGTGCTAATGCCCCAGGCGATAATCTATACGTGGCTATTGCGGTTCAGCATCCAACGCTTGGGAACTATTTTACTGCAGCTTTGGATGCCAAGTTAGTTGGTCAGACGAATGACTCGGTTAAGCTAGCAACATTCTTCTGGCTGATGCCTCATAAGGTTGCTGCAGGGATATACTGGGAG GCCTTCAGGCTTTGGTTGAAGAATGTGAGATTCCTAGACCATCCGAGGTACCTGAGCGGGAGCTACAGGTCCGAAGCTCTGAAGCGCGACCTTGAGATCCGTTCCTCCTGCAGCTTCCTGCATCAGAAACCGAGAGAGAGCATTGGAAGAAGCGGCACAGCAACGACCGATGAAACAGCAGAGAACTCAAACCATCAGAATTACAAAGATGGCGGAGGGAGCATCGGGGCGAGGTGGTGCGTCTGGAGGGATGCTCAATGGCCATGGTGCTGA